Proteins encoded within one genomic window of Streptomyces sp. NBC_01237:
- a CDS encoding aldehyde dehydrogenase family protein, producing MNTELMDPRTGRIRGTAAVSREPEVTAAVAAARTALGTWSALTPRDRARRLERLATLIEDGAAEYAARERAGTGKPDTETAGEIEQVADLFRFYATAARTRTAPAAGRLVAGHESWVRWEPMGVVGVIVPWNYPLMMAAWRCAPALAAGNTVVVKPAETTPDTGELLAEHAARALGEGVLQALAGDRRTGQLLVESPVDMVAFTGSGRAGLDVAARAGTRRISLELGGNAPALVLPDAPADTYAALAEAATYNAGQSCAAPARVITLAENYESTVARLTEAMGARLAGRDFGPLNNPDQVARYDSLVASSAAKRRPAAGLAPRSGEERGHWRPALLLADLPDDDPAVTEEVFGPLLTVQHARTVEAALDLANSVPQALAASVWTTALGTGLDLAARLDAGETWLNCHLVQTAELPHGGRGSSGHGTDLSALALQEYQRPKTVTVRLSPGTPGSRAPGS from the coding sequence ATGAACACGGAACTCATGGACCCCCGTACGGGGCGCATCCGCGGCACGGCGGCCGTCTCCCGCGAGCCGGAGGTGACCGCGGCGGTGGCGGCGGCCCGTACGGCGCTGGGCACCTGGAGCGCCCTGACCCCCAGGGACCGGGCGCGACGGCTGGAACGGCTGGCCACGCTGATCGAGGACGGCGCGGCAGAATACGCCGCCCGTGAGCGCGCCGGGACGGGCAAGCCGGACACGGAGACGGCGGGCGAGATCGAGCAGGTGGCGGATCTGTTCCGCTTCTACGCGACGGCGGCGCGGACCCGGACGGCCCCGGCGGCGGGCCGGCTGGTGGCGGGCCACGAGAGCTGGGTGCGCTGGGAGCCGATGGGTGTGGTCGGGGTGATCGTCCCCTGGAACTACCCGCTGATGATGGCGGCCTGGCGCTGCGCCCCGGCGCTCGCCGCGGGCAACACGGTGGTGGTGAAGCCGGCGGAGACCACTCCGGACACAGGGGAGCTGCTGGCGGAGCACGCCGCGCGGGCACTGGGCGAGGGGGTGCTCCAGGCGCTGGCGGGAGACCGGCGAACGGGTCAACTGCTGGTCGAGTCACCGGTGGACATGGTCGCGTTCACGGGCAGCGGCCGGGCGGGGCTGGATGTGGCGGCGCGGGCGGGGACGCGCCGGATCAGCCTGGAGCTGGGGGGCAACGCCCCGGCGCTCGTGCTCCCGGACGCCCCGGCGGACACCTATGCCGCGCTCGCGGAGGCGGCCACGTACAACGCGGGCCAGAGCTGCGCGGCCCCGGCCAGGGTCATCACGCTCGCCGAGAACTACGAGTCGACGGTGGCCCGTCTGACGGAGGCGATGGGTGCCCGGCTGGCGGGCCGCGACTTCGGCCCGTTGAACAACCCGGACCAGGTGGCGCGGTACGACTCCCTCGTCGCCTCGTCGGCGGCGAAGCGGCGTCCGGCGGCCGGACTCGCCCCCCGGTCCGGCGAGGAGCGCGGCCATTGGCGCCCGGCCCTGCTCCTGGCGGATCTCCCGGACGACGACCCGGCGGTCACCGAGGAGGTCTTCGGCCCGCTCCTGACGGTCCAGCACGCGCGGACCGTGGAGGCGGCGTTGGACCTGGCCAACAGTGTCCCCCAGGCCCTGGCGGCCAGTGTCTGGACGACCGCTCTCGGCACGGGGCTGGACCTCGCGGCCCGTCTCGACGCGGGCGAGACCTGGCTCAACTGCCATCTGGTGCAGACCGCGGAGCTCCCGCACGGCGGGCGGGGCTCGTCCGGCCATGGCACGGACCTGAGCGCGCTGGCGCTCCAGGAGTACCAACGGCCCAAGACGGTGACGGTACGGCTGTCGCCCGGCACGCCCGGGAGCCGAGCGCCCGGGAGCTGA
- a CDS encoding ABC transporter substrate-binding protein, translating to MKVRTKRSSPLIAGGLAVVLLTGCGSTDQIWTFKSKEKMVVGMSDDILATDPAAGYDPGSWLLFNNVFQSLLSFPPGASAPVPEAAEECKFSDGSKTYTCTLRDGLKFSNDNSLTSADVKYSFDRAIKINDPAGPAPLLSTISSISTPDDRTVVFRLKVPDATFPSKIASGAGSIVDRRIYPKDSLLKDGKTVGSGPYKLDSIDKEKAVFSVYSGYHGTAEVKNSGVTLQFFRGNQQDLKSALEKGDVDIAYRGLTAKAIAALDTSPTAETDGIDVVQGSSAEVQHMVFNVADPVVGKLAVRKAMAYLIDRYSLVSEVYQSTATPLYSIIPVGITGHGTSFFDTYGDSPQPKKAKEVLRDSGITDKVKLTLWSTPSRYGPATDDELQTIADQLNESGLFDARMRSVPYDEYEQGIADGKYGVYVKGWVPDYPDPDNFTQPFFGQGNVLSNNYENGEIIKRIIPQTSSMTDRANTRQEFMKLQDIVAQELPLLPLWQGKQYAVAHENVRGLQNCLDTSTVFRFWELSTAE from the coding sequence CTGATCGCCGGGGGACTGGCAGTGGTGTTGCTGACGGGTTGCGGCTCCACGGATCAGATATGGACATTCAAGTCCAAAGAGAAGATGGTCGTCGGGATGTCCGACGACATCCTCGCGACCGATCCGGCGGCGGGGTACGACCCGGGGTCATGGCTGCTGTTCAACAACGTCTTCCAGTCCCTGCTGAGCTTCCCGCCAGGGGCTTCCGCCCCGGTGCCGGAGGCCGCCGAGGAGTGCAAGTTCTCGGACGGCAGCAAGACCTATACGTGCACCCTGCGTGATGGGTTGAAGTTCAGCAACGACAACAGCCTTACATCGGCGGACGTCAAGTATTCCTTCGACCGGGCCATCAAAATCAACGACCCGGCGGGCCCGGCGCCACTGCTCTCGACCATCTCGTCGATCAGTACACCGGACGACAGGACCGTCGTCTTCCGCCTCAAAGTCCCCGATGCGACATTTCCCAGCAAGATAGCCTCGGGTGCCGGTTCTATCGTAGACCGCCGGATTTATCCCAAGGACAGTCTGCTCAAGGATGGCAAAACGGTTGGCTCCGGACCCTACAAGCTGGACTCCATCGACAAGGAGAAGGCCGTCTTCTCCGTCTACTCCGGCTACCACGGAACTGCCGAGGTGAAGAACTCCGGTGTGACGCTCCAATTCTTCCGCGGCAACCAGCAGGACCTTAAATCAGCACTGGAGAAGGGCGACGTCGACATCGCCTACCGTGGTCTCACCGCCAAGGCGATAGCGGCGCTGGACACTTCGCCCACCGCGGAGACCGACGGCATCGACGTGGTCCAGGGGAGCAGCGCCGAAGTCCAGCACATGGTCTTCAACGTCGCGGACCCCGTGGTCGGCAAGCTCGCCGTGCGCAAGGCCATGGCCTATCTCATCGACCGCTACTCGCTCGTCAGCGAGGTCTACCAGTCCACGGCGACGCCGCTCTACTCGATCATCCCGGTCGGGATCACCGGCCATGGCACCTCCTTCTTCGACACCTACGGCGACAGCCCGCAGCCGAAGAAGGCGAAGGAGGTGCTGCGGGACTCCGGCATCACCGACAAGGTGAAACTCACGCTCTGGTCCACCCCGAGCCGCTACGGACCCGCCACCGACGACGAACTGCAGACCATCGCCGATCAGTTGAACGAGAGCGGACTCTTCGACGCCCGGATGAGGTCCGTCCCGTACGACGAGTACGAGCAGGGCATCGCCGACGGCAAGTACGGCGTCTATGTGAAGGGCTGGGTGCCGGACTACCCCGACCCCGACAACTTCACCCAGCCGTTCTTCGGCCAGGGCAACGTCCTGTCGAACAACTACGAGAACGGCGAGATCATCAAGCGGATCATCCCGCAGACCTCGTCCATGACCGACCGCGCCAACACCCGGCAGGAGTTCATGAAACTGCAGGACATCGTGGCTCAGGAGCTGCCGCTCCTGCCGCTGTGGCAGGGCAAGCAGTACGCGGTCGCCCACGAGAACGTCCGGGGACTGCAGAACTGCCTGGACACCTCGACAGTCTTCCGGTTCTGGGAACTGAGCACCGCGGAGTAG